A single region of the Nicotiana sylvestris chromosome 6, ASM39365v2, whole genome shotgun sequence genome encodes:
- the LOC138871155 gene encoding uncharacterized protein, with protein MSPQGSPRRSREGTPEGFHTYGQAQFENVEAMVEALQKLITAQAEVEPPVNRKMENQGPADADGVLTPHNDALVISLIVHDTNVKLVLIDPGSSVNIILLRVLCETQAEVKVIPKVHTLSGFDNSSVLTKEEVTLTTFAEGVVKGTKSQVADMKMAYNMILGRLWIHKMDVVPSTLHQVIKFPSPWGICQIHGDQHTTRAINYVADTSTRNEGK; from the exons ATGTCTCCACAAGGCTCTCCTCGgcgatctcgtgaaggcactcctgaggGATTTCATACATATGGACAAGCTCAATtcgaaaatgttgaagctatgGTTGAGGCTTTGCAAAAACTTATTACCGCACAG GCAGAGGTGGAACCCCCAGTGAATCGCAAGATGGAGAACCAG GGACctgcagatgcagatggcgtattaacccctcataacgacgcactggtaatatctttaattgtacatgatactaatgtgaaactagttttgattgatccaggtagttccgtgaacattattttactAAGAGTATTATGTGAGACGCAAGCTGAAGTTAAAGTGATACCAAAGgtgcatactctatctggatttgataattctagtgtcctcacgaaagaagaggtaacactcaccacattcgctGAAGGAGTCGTTAAAGGTACAAAGTCTCAGGTGGCAGATATGaagatggcttacaacatgattcttgggAGACTATGGATTCAcaaaatggatgttgttccttcaaccttgcatcaagttattaaatttccatcgccatggggaatctgtcaaattcATGGAGATCAACATACAACCAGGGCTATCAACTAtgttgcagatacaagcacgagaaaTGAAGGTAAATAG